The Corynebacterium comes genome window below encodes:
- a CDS encoding enoyl-CoA hydratase/isomerase family protein: protein MTAKLLVEQLDKVTVLTLNRPEKLNAMDSETYELMIAALQDAATSEETEVIVVRGNGRAFCTGADVGEFEELTPDQTERVEYRAGLTYNLHKTISELHKPIIAAVQGYAVGGGCGLAAACDITIAGPDVRMGYPEIKHGLVAAVVMANLSKQIGRKAGLELVLTGKLLDAEEAARIGLITRVADGEDPFVDALELAERITQRSAKAIQATKSLYMEVADQPLAEGLLAGRRANERMRSYRSEALGSYRSSVKGLEVSA, encoded by the coding sequence ATGACTGCCAAGCTCCTAGTCGAACAGCTCGACAAGGTGACCGTTCTCACCCTGAACCGTCCCGAGAAACTCAACGCAATGGACAGTGAAACCTATGAGCTGATGATCGCTGCCCTCCAGGATGCCGCCACCAGTGAAGAGACGGAGGTGATCGTCGTCCGTGGCAACGGTCGGGCATTCTGCACAGGCGCCGACGTCGGCGAGTTCGAGGAGCTGACCCCGGACCAGACCGAGCGGGTCGAATACCGGGCCGGATTGACCTATAACCTGCACAAGACCATCTCTGAACTGCACAAGCCGATCATCGCTGCCGTGCAGGGCTACGCGGTGGGTGGCGGCTGCGGTCTGGCCGCCGCCTGCGACATCACCATCGCCGGTCCGGACGTCAGGATGGGCTATCCGGAGATCAAGCACGGCCTCGTCGCAGCTGTGGTCATGGCGAACCTCAGCAAGCAGATCGGCCGCAAGGCGGGCCTGGAACTGGTCCTGACCGGAAAGCTTCTCGACGCCGAGGAGGCCGCCCGAATCGGCCTGATCACCCGGGTAGCTGACGGAGAGGACCCCTTCGTGGACGCCCTTGAACTCGCGGAGAGGATCACCCAGCGATCGGCCAAGGCCATCCAGGCCACCAAGAGCCTCTACATGGAGGTCGCAGATCAGCCGCTGGCAGAGGGGCTGCTCGCGGGCCGTCGCGCCAATGAGCGGATGCGTTCCTACCGCTCCGAGGCCCTCGGTTCCTACCGCTCCTCCGTCAAAGGCCTGGAGGTGTCGGCATGA
- a CDS encoding class I adenylate-forming enzyme family protein, whose translation MTKTGILAPEQLDEFSPEEVLTSYPRHTLTVNALVASRAAMAPGRTMIVDQQRQWTWGECLDEAALLAGHLRESGVRRGHRVALIAPNSGWHVLVLLASARLGAIFVPMNPDLTAPELSYMIELADPTVVLHSVDRAELAAAASPGSGILHPLGEELLAATPVTEDRSLPDDSCIIIFTSGTTGYPKAVLHTQRTLLLAGEGFVARVRLQPTDRCLVMLPLFHINAVFYSLTGALSAGATLVIEPKFSASRFWSLVEEQQITQTNMIEAIGAILLKRPAEEFHPDHTLRKVYGIRESLSHAFRARFDVPHLVGGYGMTEIPAVLATAYHSAPPTGSMGRLQSHPGSAQPLAECRIVEDGEDVAVGEVGELWVRTPTVMLGYYHDVEQTDAAFVGQWFRTGDLVRRDEDDWFHFVARRKDIIRRRGENISGAELDREFSAHPDVILAAAIGIPSDMGDEEVLLVVTPDPNANLRAIDIRDHAADTLSPVKAPRYLVFRDQLPLTSTGKVAKHLLKQDQTLIADSIDLTTLN comes from the coding sequence GTGACGAAGACCGGTATCCTGGCACCCGAGCAGCTGGATGAGTTCAGCCCGGAAGAGGTGCTCACCTCCTACCCCCGGCATACCCTGACCGTGAACGCCCTCGTTGCCAGCCGTGCCGCAATGGCCCCCGGCCGCACCATGATCGTTGACCAGCAGCGGCAGTGGACCTGGGGGGAGTGCCTCGACGAGGCTGCCCTGCTCGCCGGCCACCTCCGGGAATCCGGGGTGCGGCGCGGCCACCGGGTGGCACTGATCGCCCCGAACAGCGGATGGCACGTGCTGGTCCTGCTGGCCTCTGCCCGCCTAGGTGCGATATTTGTGCCCATGAATCCCGACCTCACCGCGCCGGAACTGTCCTACATGATTGAGCTGGCTGATCCGACGGTCGTGCTGCACTCCGTGGATCGCGCCGAACTCGCCGCGGCCGCCAGCCCCGGGTCAGGCATCCTCCACCCCCTCGGAGAAGAACTGCTGGCGGCGACCCCGGTCACCGAAGACAGGAGTCTTCCCGACGACAGCTGCATCATCATCTTCACCTCGGGAACCACCGGATACCCCAAGGCGGTGCTGCACACCCAGAGGACGCTGCTGCTCGCCGGCGAAGGTTTCGTCGCCCGTGTCCGGCTCCAACCCACCGACCGCTGCCTGGTCATGCTCCCCCTCTTCCACATCAACGCCGTCTTCTACTCCCTGACCGGGGCGTTGAGCGCCGGCGCCACGCTGGTCATCGAGCCGAAATTCTCTGCTTCGCGGTTCTGGTCGCTCGTCGAGGAGCAGCAGATCACCCAGACCAACATGATCGAAGCCATCGGCGCAATCCTGCTCAAGCGCCCGGCCGAGGAATTCCACCCCGATCACACTCTGCGCAAGGTCTACGGCATCCGTGAATCCCTCTCCCACGCCTTCCGCGCACGTTTTGATGTGCCACATCTGGTGGGTGGCTACGGCATGACCGAGATCCCTGCTGTCCTGGCCACCGCCTACCATTCCGCACCGCCCACAGGCAGCATGGGCCGCCTGCAGTCCCACCCCGGTTCCGCGCAACCGCTGGCCGAATGCCGGATCGTCGAGGACGGGGAGGACGTTGCCGTCGGAGAGGTCGGTGAGCTGTGGGTCAGGACCCCCACCGTGATGCTCGGGTACTACCACGACGTCGAGCAGACGGACGCTGCTTTCGTCGGGCAATGGTTCCGAACCGGGGACCTGGTCCGCCGGGATGAGGACGACTGGTTCCACTTCGTCGCCCGCCGGAAGGACATCATTCGCCGGCGTGGGGAGAACATCTCCGGCGCGGAACTCGACCGGGAGTTCTCCGCACACCCGGATGTCATCCTGGCCGCCGCCATCGGTATCCCCTCCGACATGGGAGATGAGGAGGTGCTGCTGGTCGTGACTCCCGACCCGAACGCGAACCTCCGTGCGATCGACATCAGAGACCACGCCGCCGACACCCTCAGCCCCGTCAAAGCACCCCGCTACCTTGTCTTCCGTGATCAGCTGCCGCTCACCTCCACCGGGAAGGTGGCCAAGCACCTCCTCAAGCAGGACCAGACACTCATCGCGGACAGCATCGATCTCACCACCCTGAATTAG
- a CDS encoding acyl-CoA dehydrogenase family protein, with protein sequence MSTAIFSPTAHLQEFIQGDFSGSEIVCRARQLVPVLKERAAEQSKHTRLLPETVEDLKEAGLFQMLQPSRHGGLETTPIESFEATTILAEGDASVGWVHGVTSIHHFHLGLFDDRAQKEVWGRDTRTLVSSPYMPQVARRVEGGYLISGTWKFASGTDYCDWALLGANIEGEPTPAPGPAGSHVFLIPRMDYEVIDNWDVSGLRATGSNDIILEDVFVPEYRTLTWNDVYQGAAPGLAVNDGLLYRLPFFQVFSRATQAPTALGALQGFTDDLVEFMVRRRKNPKDPAATLAIAEARSFITEAKTTLYSNYAALIAEAEGGPRISAERLNEFRFQSAIIPARAARYGTELYRIAGAAGVYNTESFGRYMTDLLACQTHATNNFQARAIDWVGPQLGLTEVPPPMGIVPATLN encoded by the coding sequence ATGAGCACCGCCATCTTCTCGCCCACCGCCCACCTCCAGGAGTTCATTCAGGGAGATTTCTCCGGCTCGGAGATCGTCTGTCGCGCCCGTCAGCTTGTTCCGGTCCTCAAGGAACGCGCTGCAGAACAGTCGAAGCACACCAGACTGCTGCCCGAAACTGTCGAGGACCTCAAGGAGGCGGGACTCTTCCAGATGCTCCAGCCCAGCCGCCACGGTGGGCTGGAGACCACCCCGATCGAGTCCTTCGAGGCCACCACCATCCTCGCCGAGGGGGATGCCTCCGTCGGCTGGGTTCATGGTGTCACCAGTATCCACCACTTCCACCTGGGGCTTTTCGACGACCGCGCGCAGAAGGAGGTCTGGGGCAGGGACACCCGCACTCTTGTCAGCTCGCCCTACATGCCGCAGGTGGCGCGCCGGGTGGAGGGCGGTTATCTGATCTCCGGCACCTGGAAATTCGCCTCCGGCACAGATTACTGTGACTGGGCCCTGCTGGGCGCAAATATCGAGGGCGAGCCAACCCCGGCACCGGGCCCCGCCGGTAGTCATGTCTTCCTTATCCCGCGCATGGACTACGAGGTCATCGACAACTGGGACGTCTCCGGACTGCGCGCCACAGGCAGCAACGACATCATCCTGGAGGATGTGTTCGTCCCCGAGTACCGCACCCTGACCTGGAACGATGTATACCAGGGCGCCGCGCCGGGACTGGCTGTCAATGACGGGCTCCTCTACCGCCTGCCCTTCTTCCAGGTCTTCTCCCGCGCCACCCAGGCACCCACGGCGCTCGGCGCGCTGCAGGGCTTCACCGATGATCTGGTTGAGTTCATGGTCCGCCGCCGTAAGAACCCGAAGGATCCGGCCGCCACCCTGGCGATTGCCGAGGCGCGTTCCTTCATCACCGAGGCCAAGACCACCCTGTACTCCAACTACGCGGCATTGATCGCCGAGGCGGAGGGCGGACCTCGTATCTCCGCTGAGCGTCTGAATGAGTTCCGTTTCCAGTCAGCGATCATCCCTGCCCGTGCTGCCCGCTACGGCACCGAGCTGTACCGGATCGCCGGCGCTGCAGGCGTCTACAACACCGAGTCCTTCGGCCGCTACATGACGGACCTGCTGGCCTGCCAGACCCACGCCACCAACAATTTTCAGGCACGTGCCATTGACTGGGTCGGACCTCAACTGGGTCTGACTGAAGTTCCGCCGCCGATGGGCATCGTCCCCGCCACCCTGAATTGA
- a CDS encoding CaiB/BaiF CoA transferase family protein, with protein MNFNNQPNAQLNSLGQLAGVTVIEMGQNLAAPYASSILADLGAEVIKVEKPGGDDARTWGPPFINDLGVSFHLVNRNKKSVELALDQPEDYEAFLQLIRSADVFIHNLRPGVEYKLRVDSETLREVNPALIYSGMSAFGHVGPMKYRPGYEPLLQAFCGMVAINGDPSGPPSRVGPSVVDLGTGMWSVIGVLTALFTRQLTGQGATVNTSLLETAVNWSARHSADFGASGETPPRVGTGHNSLTPYGAYNASDGPIVITAGNDRLFTKLAHAIGRSEWLEDPRFATNNDRTTNRDVLNPLLSEVIATRNMQEWDDILQAAGVPCAPIHSIADVAENPQVRAMGMFLDSERSDMRMVRLPLSIDGEVCRTSEEAPALGAHQYIAEAALVTALHSEGVLS; from the coding sequence ATGAACTTCAACAACCAGCCCAACGCCCAACTGAACTCGCTCGGTCAGCTCGCCGGCGTCACCGTCATTGAGATGGGACAGAACCTCGCGGCACCTTACGCCTCCAGCATCCTCGCGGATCTCGGTGCCGAGGTCATCAAGGTCGAGAAGCCCGGTGGCGACGATGCCCGTACCTGGGGGCCGCCCTTCATCAACGACCTGGGCGTCAGCTTCCACCTGGTCAACCGCAACAAGAAGTCGGTCGAACTGGCACTGGATCAGCCGGAGGACTACGAGGCTTTCCTGCAGCTGATCCGCTCTGCGGACGTGTTCATCCACAATCTGCGCCCGGGTGTCGAGTACAAGCTGCGTGTCGACTCCGAAACCCTGCGCGAGGTCAACCCCGCCCTGATCTATTCCGGGATGTCCGCCTTCGGGCACGTAGGTCCGATGAAGTACCGCCCCGGCTACGAGCCTCTGCTCCAGGCCTTCTGTGGCATGGTCGCCATCAATGGCGACCCCTCTGGGCCACCATCCAGGGTCGGACCCTCGGTGGTGGATCTGGGAACGGGCATGTGGTCGGTGATCGGCGTGCTCACCGCCCTCTTCACCCGTCAGCTGACCGGTCAGGGTGCCACAGTCAACACGTCCCTGTTGGAAACGGCTGTGAACTGGTCCGCGCGGCACTCCGCCGACTTCGGGGCCTCCGGTGAGACCCCGCCGCGGGTGGGTACAGGCCACAACTCCTTGACCCCCTACGGCGCCTACAACGCCAGCGACGGACCCATCGTCATCACCGCCGGAAACGACCGGCTCTTCACCAAACTGGCCCATGCCATCGGCCGTTCGGAATGGCTGGAGGATCCGCGTTTCGCCACCAACAACGACCGCACGACCAACCGTGACGTTCTGAACCCTTTGCTCTCCGAGGTCATCGCCACAAGGAACATGCAGGAGTGGGACGACATCCTCCAGGCCGCGGGCGTTCCCTGCGCCCCGATCCACTCCATCGCCGATGTTGCGGAGAACCCGCAGGTCAGGGCAATGGGGATGTTCCTCGACAGTGAGCGGTCCGACATGCGGATGGTCCGCCTGCCGCTGTCCATCGATGGCGAGGTCTGCCGGACCAGCGAAGAGGCACCCGCTCTCGGTGCCCACCAGTACATCGCCGAAGCCGCCCTGGTCACCGCTCTCCACTCCGAAGGAGTTCTCTCATGA
- a CDS encoding citryl-CoA lyase translates to MTTTLNATTGPVTRIAKSDASSITIAGHDLCQDLMGKRSFTEMIYFFATGRFPDIAEQTVLDGCLVSLMEHGWTLTSIITRLTAASVPDESQAALAAGLLSVGPKYAGTMEGCAALLLDAAASDQPVEEWAAATAADHLDNGKPLPGFGHRVHKPVDPRAQRLLEIAREQNIDGPHLRRLLALEAAVEKHRGRPLPVNATGLIGALFLEIDIPLSASRALATVSRAGGLVSHLVEEERDPMAQTIWKLVRENIPYSGEEL, encoded by the coding sequence ATGACCACCACCCTCAACGCCACCACCGGTCCAGTCACCCGGATCGCCAAGTCAGACGCCTCCTCCATCACGATCGCCGGCCATGATCTCTGCCAGGACCTGATGGGCAAGCGATCCTTCACGGAAATGATCTATTTCTTCGCCACCGGCCGCTTCCCGGACATCGCCGAGCAGACTGTGCTGGACGGCTGTCTGGTCTCCCTGATGGAGCATGGCTGGACCCTGACCTCGATCATCACCCGGCTCACTGCGGCGTCGGTACCCGACGAATCCCAGGCGGCCCTGGCCGCCGGTCTTCTCTCCGTCGGTCCGAAGTACGCCGGCACCATGGAGGGCTGCGCCGCACTACTTCTCGACGCTGCGGCCAGCGATCAGCCGGTCGAGGAGTGGGCCGCCGCCACCGCCGCCGACCACCTCGACAATGGGAAGCCGCTGCCCGGTTTCGGCCACCGTGTGCACAAGCCGGTGGATCCGCGGGCGCAGCGCCTGCTGGAGATCGCCAGGGAGCAGAACATCGACGGTCCGCACCTACGACGCCTCCTCGCCCTGGAAGCGGCCGTCGAAAAGCATCGTGGCAGGCCGCTGCCGGTCAACGCGACCGGCCTCATCGGTGCCCTTTTCCTGGAGATCGACATCCCGTTGAGCGCCAGCCGCGCCCTGGCGACTGTCTCCCGCGCCGGTGGTCTGGTCTCCCATCTTGTCGAGGAGGAGCGGGACCCCATGGCCCAGACCATCTGGAAGCTGGTCCGCGAGAACATCCCCTATTCCGGGGAGGAACTGTGA
- a CDS encoding acyl-CoA thioesterase, which yields MTIATKLEATTSTEIRVTDLDFQKHVGNTAFYEIFADARFKYLSDVIRPIVGEDALIALVRVEVDFTRQVHFPAILDTVTRVARVGRSSIGLSQEMFNGEHLSAKSSAVLVLTDRETGKSIPWPDDVARTLNQD from the coding sequence ATGACCATCGCAACCAAGCTTGAAGCCACCACCTCCACCGAAATCCGGGTCACCGACCTGGACTTTCAGAAGCATGTGGGCAATACCGCGTTCTACGAGATCTTCGCGGACGCCCGATTCAAATACCTCTCTGATGTGATCCGCCCGATCGTCGGAGAGGACGCCCTGATCGCCCTCGTCCGTGTCGAAGTCGACTTCACCCGGCAGGTCCACTTCCCCGCCATCCTCGACACCGTCACCCGAGTGGCCAGGGTGGGCCGCTCCTCCATCGGTCTGAGCCAGGAGATGTTCAACGGAGAGCACCTCTCGGCGAAGTCCAGCGCCGTGCTGGTTCTCACCGACCGTGAAACCGGGAAGTCCATCCCCTGGCCCGACGACGTTGCCCGGACCCTCAACCAGGACTAG